The following proteins are co-located in the Paralichthys olivaceus isolate ysfri-2021 chromosome 2, ASM2471397v2, whole genome shotgun sequence genome:
- the il17rd gene encoding interleukin-17 receptor D isoform X1, with protein MAAPRTFFISLSFFLLLYVPRGSTTSGSRRPNQEKCGFKVQSGADGGRRLAVTFRADNCSINYPLGKHVIHEVANVSFSHLSCDDQAAVVVHWSPSPLGIEHIKGFRVYLEDKNPEGKQCQHLLLKDPRQLNFSYKSTRLSSQPFSGLTFDTDYMVRVVPFPTLMNESFFPPSFLRTNSCEVLLGSDNLVCKPFWRPKTLNVSQLGSNLHVAFDQAPPSFGFHFYYLYYKLRHDGPFKLQRCKPDVNQLRTTCVLQNVTPGTYTVELRDDSNTTRRQTQYHVSQVHSPWAGPIRAMAITVPLVIMSAFATLFTVMCRKKQQENIYSQLDEESSESSNQSAALNTERPWPRPKVFICYSNRDCPKHTGVIQSFAYFLQDFCNCEVVLDLWEHLEMCKEGQMSWLSRQLDDANFIITVCSKGLRYYVEKKSRRGKTPVSRRSNSSSSSAPIGGSGSDLFTVGVAMVAEKLRMAKKSEGGGDQELNRYMAVYFDYSTENDIPTMLSLAPRFKLMDQLPQLFSRLHSSQSSFADREQQPLNVSRRNYFRSKSGRSLYVSICNMHQHISQNPDWFEKQLAPATASSASSGVSSKHCPLPTVPGSSPPKTPCSSSSSSPQPEQRFDSGLVLNEVLVRTPSLEGGNGVPKRNMLLLASGSSPALNLSPSPSPGPCPSPGLCPSPGLPHCSVSLLGPASRSISGVSGLSPEESSSSSSAPSILQDGVCPVSTQAEEDHPTPPELPPPRDSGIYDSSVPSSELSIPLMEGLSHDQADSSSIADSESSSSGLGDEEPSVVTSLHCSAATVCKAELHHHHHLEHSEGLAPVASL; from the exons ATGGCGGCCCCTCGCACTttcttcatctccctctccttctttctgctcctctaTGTTCCTCGTGGATCTACGACCTCGGGCAGCAGGAGACCGAACCAGGAGAAATGTGGCTTCAAG gtgcaGTCGGGGGCAGATGGAGGTCGCAGGTTGGCCGTCACCTTCAGAGCTGACA ACTGTTCAATAAACTACCCACTGGGGAAACATGTCATCCACGAGGTCGCCAACGTCTCCTTCAGCCACCTGTCCTGTGACGATCAGGCTGCTGTGGTGGTCCACTGGTCCCCAAGTCCACTAG gGATCGAACACATTAAAGGCTTCAGAGTTTATCTGGAGGACAAGAATCCAGAAGGGAAACAGTGTCAACATCTCCTCCTCAAAGATCCACGACAACTCAACTTCTCTTACAAGAGCACG AGGCTGAGCAGTCAGCCATTCAGCGGTTTGACTTTCGACACTGACTACATGGTTCGTGTTGTTCCTTTCCCGACTCTGATGAACGAGAGTTTCTTCCCTCCGTCCTTCCTCAGGACCAATT cgTGTGAAGTCCTCCTGGGATCAGACAACTTAGTTTGCAAACCAT tcTGGAGGCCGAAGACCCTGAACGTGTCTCAGCTGGGCTCCAACCTCCACGTGGCGTTCGACCAGGCTCCGCCCTCCTTCGGCTTCCACTTCTACTACCTGTACTACAAACTGAGGCACGACGGACCTTTCAAACTGCAGCGCTGCAAACCA GACGTGAACCAGCTCAGAACCACATGTGTCCTCCAGAACGTCACTCCAGGAACCTACACTGTAGAG CTGAGAGACGACAGTAACACGACCAGGAGGCAGACTCAGTACCACGTCAGCCAGG TCCACTCCCCCTGGGCGGGGCCTATCCGTGCCATGGCCATCACGGTGCCTCTGGTCATCATGTCCGCCTTCGCCACTCTCTTCACGGTCATGTGTCGCAAGAAGCAGCAAG AAAACATCTACAGCCAGCTGGACGAGGAGAGCAGCGAGTCGTCCAATCAAAGCGCAGCGCTGAACACGGAGCGGCCGTGGCCTCGACCCAAAGTCTTCATCTGTTACTCCAACAGAGACTGTCCCAAACACACCGGCGTCATCCAGAGCTTCGCCTACTTCCTGCAGGACTTCTGCAACTGTGAG gttgtgttggaCCTGTGGGAACATCTGGAGATGTGTAAAGAGGGTCAGATGTCGTGGCTCAGCCGCCAGCTGGACGACGCCAACTTCATCATCACCGTCTGCTCCAAAGGCCTCCG CTACTATGTGGAGAAGAAGAGTCGTAGAGGGAAGACGCCTGTCAGTCGCCgtagcaacagcagcagcagcagcgccccGATTGGTGGATCTGGCAGTGACCTGTTTACGGTGGGCGTGGCCATGGTCGCTGAAAAGCTGCGTATGGCGAAGAAGAGCGAAGGGGGCGGGGATCAGGAGCTGAACCGCTACATGGCAGTCTACTTCGACTACTCGACAGAAAACGACATCCCCACCATGTTGAGTCTGGCCCCAAG GTTCAAGCTGATGGACCAGCTGCCTCAGCTCTTCAGTCGGCTCCACTCCAGTCAGTCCAGCTTTGCCGACCGTGAGCAGCAGCCTCTCAACGTCTCCAGGAGGAACTACTTCAGGAGCAAGTCTGGACGCTCGCTCTACGTCTCCATCTGCAACATGCACCAGCACATCAGCCAGAACCCCGACTGGTTCGAGAAGCAGCTGGCTCCCGCGACAGCCTCCTCGGCCTCCTCCGGAGTCTCTTCCAAACATTGTCCTCTCCCCACAGTCCCGGGTTCCAGTCCCCCAAAgactccctgctcctcctcctcctcctcgccgcAGCCCGAGCAGAGGTTTGACTCCGGTTTGGTGCTGAACGAGGTGTTGGTGAGGACGCCGTCGCTGGAGGGCGGGAATGGAGTTCCGAAAAGGAACATGCTCCTGCTGGCTTCGGGCTCCAGTCCCGCTCTCAATCTCAGCCCCAGTCCTAGTCCTGGTCCTTGCCCCAGTCCTGGTCTCTGTCCCAGTCCAGGTCTGCCACActgctctgtttctctgctgggACCCGCTTCaag GTCCATCTCTGGAGTGTCTGGACTTTCACCCGAAgaatcttcttcctcctcctctgctccatccATCCTGCAGGATGGGGTGTGTCCTGTCTCCACCCAGGCAGAGGAAGACCACCCCACCCCTCCAGAGCTCCCCCCTCCTCGAGATTCAGGCATCTACGATTCATCGGTCCCTTCGTCAGAGCTGTCCATTCCCCTAATGGAGGGACTGTCACATGACCAGGCTGACTCCTCCTCCATAGCCGACAGTGAATCGTCCTCGTCAGGCCTGG GTGACGAGGAGCCGTCTGTTGTCACGTCGCTCCACTGCAGCGCGGCCACAGTTTGTAAAGCGGAGCtgcaccaccatcaccacctggAGCACAGCGAGGGACTCGCTCCCGTGGCTTCGTTGTAG
- the il17rd gene encoding interleukin-17 receptor D isoform X2, with product MRVGEERRQRKEIVDRGIEHIKGFRVYLEDKNPEGKQCQHLLLKDPRQLNFSYKSTRLSSQPFSGLTFDTDYMVRVVPFPTLMNESFFPPSFLRTNSCEVLLGSDNLVCKPFWRPKTLNVSQLGSNLHVAFDQAPPSFGFHFYYLYYKLRHDGPFKLQRCKPDVNQLRTTCVLQNVTPGTYTVELRDDSNTTRRQTQYHVSQVHSPWAGPIRAMAITVPLVIMSAFATLFTVMCRKKQQENIYSQLDEESSESSNQSAALNTERPWPRPKVFICYSNRDCPKHTGVIQSFAYFLQDFCNCEVVLDLWEHLEMCKEGQMSWLSRQLDDANFIITVCSKGLRYYVEKKSRRGKTPVSRRSNSSSSSAPIGGSGSDLFTVGVAMVAEKLRMAKKSEGGGDQELNRYMAVYFDYSTENDIPTMLSLAPRFKLMDQLPQLFSRLHSSQSSFADREQQPLNVSRRNYFRSKSGRSLYVSICNMHQHISQNPDWFEKQLAPATASSASSGVSSKHCPLPTVPGSSPPKTPCSSSSSSPQPEQRFDSGLVLNEVLVRTPSLEGGNGVPKRNMLLLASGSSPALNLSPSPSPGPCPSPGLCPSPGLPHCSVSLLGPASRSISGVSGLSPEESSSSSSAPSILQDGVCPVSTQAEEDHPTPPELPPPRDSGIYDSSVPSSELSIPLMEGLSHDQADSSSIADSESSSSGLGDEEPSVVTSLHCSAATVCKAELHHHHHLEHSEGLAPVASL from the exons ATGagggtgggggaggagaggagacaaaggaAAGAAATAGTTGACAGAG gGATCGAACACATTAAAGGCTTCAGAGTTTATCTGGAGGACAAGAATCCAGAAGGGAAACAGTGTCAACATCTCCTCCTCAAAGATCCACGACAACTCAACTTCTCTTACAAGAGCACG AGGCTGAGCAGTCAGCCATTCAGCGGTTTGACTTTCGACACTGACTACATGGTTCGTGTTGTTCCTTTCCCGACTCTGATGAACGAGAGTTTCTTCCCTCCGTCCTTCCTCAGGACCAATT cgTGTGAAGTCCTCCTGGGATCAGACAACTTAGTTTGCAAACCAT tcTGGAGGCCGAAGACCCTGAACGTGTCTCAGCTGGGCTCCAACCTCCACGTGGCGTTCGACCAGGCTCCGCCCTCCTTCGGCTTCCACTTCTACTACCTGTACTACAAACTGAGGCACGACGGACCTTTCAAACTGCAGCGCTGCAAACCA GACGTGAACCAGCTCAGAACCACATGTGTCCTCCAGAACGTCACTCCAGGAACCTACACTGTAGAG CTGAGAGACGACAGTAACACGACCAGGAGGCAGACTCAGTACCACGTCAGCCAGG TCCACTCCCCCTGGGCGGGGCCTATCCGTGCCATGGCCATCACGGTGCCTCTGGTCATCATGTCCGCCTTCGCCACTCTCTTCACGGTCATGTGTCGCAAGAAGCAGCAAG AAAACATCTACAGCCAGCTGGACGAGGAGAGCAGCGAGTCGTCCAATCAAAGCGCAGCGCTGAACACGGAGCGGCCGTGGCCTCGACCCAAAGTCTTCATCTGTTACTCCAACAGAGACTGTCCCAAACACACCGGCGTCATCCAGAGCTTCGCCTACTTCCTGCAGGACTTCTGCAACTGTGAG gttgtgttggaCCTGTGGGAACATCTGGAGATGTGTAAAGAGGGTCAGATGTCGTGGCTCAGCCGCCAGCTGGACGACGCCAACTTCATCATCACCGTCTGCTCCAAAGGCCTCCG CTACTATGTGGAGAAGAAGAGTCGTAGAGGGAAGACGCCTGTCAGTCGCCgtagcaacagcagcagcagcagcgccccGATTGGTGGATCTGGCAGTGACCTGTTTACGGTGGGCGTGGCCATGGTCGCTGAAAAGCTGCGTATGGCGAAGAAGAGCGAAGGGGGCGGGGATCAGGAGCTGAACCGCTACATGGCAGTCTACTTCGACTACTCGACAGAAAACGACATCCCCACCATGTTGAGTCTGGCCCCAAG GTTCAAGCTGATGGACCAGCTGCCTCAGCTCTTCAGTCGGCTCCACTCCAGTCAGTCCAGCTTTGCCGACCGTGAGCAGCAGCCTCTCAACGTCTCCAGGAGGAACTACTTCAGGAGCAAGTCTGGACGCTCGCTCTACGTCTCCATCTGCAACATGCACCAGCACATCAGCCAGAACCCCGACTGGTTCGAGAAGCAGCTGGCTCCCGCGACAGCCTCCTCGGCCTCCTCCGGAGTCTCTTCCAAACATTGTCCTCTCCCCACAGTCCCGGGTTCCAGTCCCCCAAAgactccctgctcctcctcctcctcctcgccgcAGCCCGAGCAGAGGTTTGACTCCGGTTTGGTGCTGAACGAGGTGTTGGTGAGGACGCCGTCGCTGGAGGGCGGGAATGGAGTTCCGAAAAGGAACATGCTCCTGCTGGCTTCGGGCTCCAGTCCCGCTCTCAATCTCAGCCCCAGTCCTAGTCCTGGTCCTTGCCCCAGTCCTGGTCTCTGTCCCAGTCCAGGTCTGCCACActgctctgtttctctgctgggACCCGCTTCaag GTCCATCTCTGGAGTGTCTGGACTTTCACCCGAAgaatcttcttcctcctcctctgctccatccATCCTGCAGGATGGGGTGTGTCCTGTCTCCACCCAGGCAGAGGAAGACCACCCCACCCCTCCAGAGCTCCCCCCTCCTCGAGATTCAGGCATCTACGATTCATCGGTCCCTTCGTCAGAGCTGTCCATTCCCCTAATGGAGGGACTGTCACATGACCAGGCTGACTCCTCCTCCATAGCCGACAGTGAATCGTCCTCGTCAGGCCTGG GTGACGAGGAGCCGTCTGTTGTCACGTCGCTCCACTGCAGCGCGGCCACAGTTTGTAAAGCGGAGCtgcaccaccatcaccacctggAGCACAGCGAGGGACTCGCTCCCGTGGCTTCGTTGTAG